A genomic stretch from Erysipelothrix sp. HDW6C includes:
- a CDS encoding response regulator transcription factor: MKILLFDDHQLFAKSLELVLADKVESFKAYDNPDDILNIITQAQPDLVILDVHMGEHSGLEVGRKLRYHLPDLKIVFLSGYNLHEYNREARRMGACGFLEKNVSVDKLIDSLKRIHEGQTVFMGEETEDILEELTAREKEILQLASNGDTQQIIADTLEISRRTVNNHLVAINEKLMVSSTVAAVIKGIELGIVKLSNNR, encoded by the coding sequence ATGAAAATACTACTATTTGACGACCACCAACTTTTTGCCAAGAGCCTCGAACTTGTTCTCGCAGATAAAGTCGAAAGTTTCAAAGCCTATGACAACCCCGATGATATTCTTAACATCATCACCCAAGCGCAACCCGACCTCGTTATCCTTGACGTCCATATGGGTGAACACAGCGGTCTTGAAGTCGGTCGCAAACTCCGATACCATCTACCTGACCTCAAAATCGTCTTCCTATCAGGATACAACCTTCATGAATACAACCGTGAAGCCAGACGCATGGGCGCCTGTGGATTCCTTGAGAAAAATGTTTCTGTAGATAAACTCATTGACAGTTTAAAGCGAATCCACGAAGGACAGACAGTATTCATGGGTGAAGAGACTGAAGATATCCTTGAAGAACTCACAGCTCGGGAAAAAGAAATTCTTCAACTCGCGAGCAACGGTGACACACAACAAATAATCGCCGATACTCTTGAAATTAGTCGGCGAACCGTCAACAATCATCTCGTAGCAATCAACGAAAAACTCATGGTAAGTTCAACAGTAGCAGCTGTTATTAAGGGAATTGAGTTAGGAATTGTTAAATTAAGTAATAATCGTTAG
- a CDS encoding alpha/beta hydrolase — MELSSLIIKVLMWTFIIYFISNFVMQLISYSFYKGAKKIEEVTYLPIEISFNERLSGYGYNLDSASDKIILFFGGSKYISYNSVAKYGGVFSDPFLAADYYGSQKSIGKMNLKTMEQTAVDLYDWTVETYPSRKIVVIGHSYGSGMAAYLASVRRCDALILLAAYRDLSDLYNKIIPIFWGPAKLFITNNIEISKFAKNVNCKSFIIGSTADKTLGADLQRKVSTYFTGSDLKIFDSIKHENYLLSEQVISYIKMCLN, encoded by the coding sequence ATGGAATTAAGTAGCCTGATTATAAAGGTTCTAATGTGGACTTTCATTATTTATTTTATAAGCAATTTTGTTATGCAATTAATCAGCTATTCATTTTATAAGGGTGCGAAGAAAATCGAGGAAGTAACTTACCTGCCGATAGAAATCTCATTTAATGAACGCTTATCAGGGTATGGATATAATCTTGATTCAGCCTCAGACAAAATCATACTTTTCTTTGGTGGTTCGAAATACATATCGTATAATTCAGTGGCAAAATATGGTGGAGTATTCAGTGATCCCTTCCTTGCCGCTGATTATTATGGTAGTCAAAAGAGTATTGGGAAAATGAATTTGAAAACTATGGAGCAAACCGCCGTAGATCTGTATGATTGGACGGTTGAAACATACCCAAGTAGAAAGATTGTTGTAATCGGACATAGCTACGGTTCGGGTATGGCAGCATACTTAGCGAGTGTAAGAAGGTGTGATGCACTCATACTATTGGCAGCTTATCGAGATTTATCGGATCTTTATAATAAAATTATTCCAATATTCTGGGGGCCGGCTAAATTATTTATTACTAACAACATCGAAATCAGTAAATTCGCAAAGAACGTCAATTGCAAATCGTTTATTATTGGCTCTACTGCTGATAAAACTTTGGGTGCAGACTTGCAAAGAAAAGTAAGTACATACTTCACGGGTTCTGACCTTAAGATATTTGATAGTATTAAACATGAAAACTATTTACTGAGCGAACAGGTCATATCCTATATTAAAATGTGTCTGAATTGA
- the rlmD gene encoding 23S rRNA (uracil(1939)-C(5))-methyltransferase RlmD, with amino-acid sequence MIKKNKEYELEIIDLTYEGFGVAKIDGFPVFIENTLPQEIVNVVITKVLRKFAYGRALEIITPSPDRVEITDKVGTRIGTMPLQHMSYDLQLRFKQKMVRETLAKEIDMSGVEVHETLGMETPWGYRNKAQIPVRMIEGQLETGFFKRGTHSLIPIENYHIQDPKIDEAILKVRDILRSFDVHAYDENKHSGVIRHIIVRRGQFSEDMMIILVTNGNNLKPKEAITNAIQEAIPHLVSLVQNINAKKTNVIMGEENVVLYGNDFYTDDLMGKKFCISSQSFYQVNSKQTEVLYQKAIDLAELKPTDTVIDAYCGIGTISLNLAQHAKHVYGVEIVPDAIVMAKFNAIENNISNATFEVGKAEEVMVKWVEEGLNVDVLVVDPPRRGLDPQFIEASLKTTPKRIVYVSCNPATLTRDLAVYLENGYELMHVQPVDMFPQTVHVEVVISMTLKNVD; translated from the coding sequence ATGATTAAAAAGAATAAAGAATACGAACTCGAGATAATTGATTTAACGTACGAGGGATTTGGTGTCGCCAAGATAGATGGTTTTCCAGTTTTTATTGAAAATACCTTGCCTCAAGAAATCGTAAATGTTGTCATTACAAAGGTATTGCGTAAATTTGCATATGGGCGTGCATTGGAAATCATCACGCCATCACCTGACCGCGTTGAAATTACAGACAAAGTCGGTACACGTATTGGAACCATGCCACTGCAACATATGTCATACGATCTTCAATTGCGATTCAAACAGAAGATGGTACGCGAAACACTCGCCAAGGAAATTGATATGAGCGGCGTTGAAGTCCACGAAACACTCGGTATGGAAACACCTTGGGGTTATCGAAACAAGGCCCAGATTCCAGTCCGTATGATCGAAGGTCAACTCGAAACAGGTTTCTTCAAAAGAGGAACTCATTCACTTATTCCTATTGAGAATTACCACATTCAAGATCCGAAAATTGATGAAGCGATTCTCAAGGTTCGTGATATCTTACGCAGCTTTGATGTTCATGCATATGATGAGAATAAACATTCCGGTGTAATTCGTCACATCATTGTACGTCGTGGTCAATTCAGTGAAGACATGATGATCATCCTTGTAACCAATGGTAATAACCTAAAACCCAAAGAAGCAATCACAAATGCTATTCAAGAGGCAATCCCTCATCTTGTTAGTCTTGTCCAAAACATTAATGCCAAGAAGACGAATGTCATCATGGGCGAAGAAAATGTGGTTCTCTATGGTAATGACTTTTATACTGATGATTTGATGGGTAAGAAATTCTGCATCTCATCACAATCATTCTATCAAGTCAATTCAAAACAAACTGAAGTTTTATATCAAAAAGCAATTGACCTCGCAGAACTCAAGCCCACAGATACCGTCATTGATGCATATTGTGGTATCGGTACAATTTCATTGAATCTTGCACAACATGCTAAGCATGTCTATGGTGTTGAGATTGTTCCTGACGCAATTGTAATGGCAAAGTTCAACGCAATAGAAAACAATATTTCCAATGCAACATTTGAAGTAGGTAAAGCAGAAGAAGTCATGGTTAAATGGGTCGAAGAAGGACTCAACGTAGATGTTCTTGTTGTTGATCCACCACGTCGTGGATTGGATCCTCAGTTTATTGAGGCATCCCTTAAGACTACTCCAAAACGCATTGTTTATGTTAGTTGTAATCCAGCAACACTGACACGTGATCTTGCAGTTTATCTTGAGAATGGATATGAGTTGATGCATGTGCAACCTGTTGATATGTTTCCGCAGACAGTGCATGTTGAAGTAGTTATCTCGATGACACTGAAAAACGTAGACTAG
- a CDS encoding HNH endonuclease, with protein MRKFDTIVKREGKTIVMTTKRIKTSKQEIATFWQDRIESDAISITYKQATTHCWRCGVKKRLDRCHILADALGGEDTPGNFVLLCKHCHFDNPNISNMDVVWDWLKAYQLHEGETFWFQQGLREFHYIYGKTLDEELLTLGYNNRDTFEIAFQKQLQHVTHHFGQPRNNRATVAGAMKLALKSLTTKDEKHD; from the coding sequence ATGAGAAAATTTGATACAATAGTGAAAAGAGAAGGTAAGACGATTGTTATGACAACCAAACGAATTAAAACCAGTAAACAAGAGATAGCGACATTTTGGCAAGACCGCATTGAATCGGATGCAATCAGTATCACCTATAAACAGGCCACAACCCATTGCTGGCGATGTGGTGTTAAGAAGCGCCTTGACCGATGTCATATTCTTGCTGATGCATTGGGTGGCGAAGACACGCCAGGAAACTTTGTTTTACTTTGCAAACATTGTCACTTCGACAATCCCAACATCAGTAATATGGATGTTGTATGGGATTGGTTAAAAGCCTATCAGCTCCATGAGGGAGAAACATTCTGGTTTCAACAGGGTCTTCGTGAGTTTCATTATATCTACGGAAAAACTCTTGATGAGGAATTGCTGACATTAGGGTATAATAACAGAGATACATTTGAGATTGCATTTCAAAAACAATTGCAACACGTTACACACCACTTTGGACAACCACGAAACAATCGTGCAACCGTCGCCGGTGCTATGAAACTTGCCCTCAAGTCACTAACTACAAAGGATGAAAAACATGATTAA
- the tpx gene encoding thiol peroxidase, producing MMEITRKGVPTQIEGTQPKVGDKIPAFSLPSLAGKTVTNEDLLGKTTIISVFPDINTRTCDLQTRHFFKVASELDDVTIVNLSNNTLDQFGEWCATAGIDAEMLSDADLEFAHAYGLYMPEFNVLARSIFVVDAEGVLKYVEIVPEMANEPNYDAAIAAAK from the coding sequence ATGATGGAAATTACACGTAAAGGTGTGCCAACACAGATTGAGGGTACACAACCTAAAGTTGGGGATAAAATCCCTGCATTCAGTTTACCAAGCCTTGCTGGCAAAACGGTGACAAATGAGGACTTGCTTGGAAAGACAACAATTATTTCTGTTTTCCCAGATATTAATACACGAACATGCGACTTACAAACACGCCACTTTTTCAAGGTTGCCAGTGAACTGGATGATGTTACTATAGTTAACCTATCAAACAACACCTTGGACCAATTCGGTGAGTGGTGCGCTACTGCAGGAATTGATGCTGAAATGTTGAGTGATGCTGATTTAGAGTTTGCGCATGCTTATGGACTTTATATGCCAGAATTCAATGTGCTCGCACGTTCAATCTTTGTTGTTGACGCTGAGGGTGTTCTCAAATATGTTGAGATTGTTCCTGAAATGGCCAATGAACCCAATTATGATGCTGCGATTGCAGCTGCAAAATAA